From the Lathyrus oleraceus cultivar Zhongwan6 chromosome 4, CAAS_Psat_ZW6_1.0, whole genome shotgun sequence genome, one window contains:
- the LOC127137382 gene encoding uncharacterized protein LOC127137382, whose protein sequence is MLIRDCNIPGPEEGPESGSHWTLVFDGASNAHDSGIGVVITSPAEFHLPFTARLCLECTNNMAEYEACIFGIGVATDLRIKIHEVYGDSALVLGQVKGDWETRDHKLIPYKEHVLNMIPYFDEITFNPITREENQLADTLATLSSMFKVRWKNEASFHINYLDDPSHYLAVEDKVDSYPWF, encoded by the coding sequence ATGTTGATCAGAGATTGCAACATACCTGGCCCCGAGGAAGGACCTGAGTCAGGATCTCATTGGACTCTtgtatttgatggagcttctaatgcTCACGATAGTGGCATTGGGGTAGTCATCACCTCCCCAGCTGAATTTCATTTACCCTTCACCGCAAGGTTGTGCTTAGAATGTACCAATAACATGGCagagtacgaggcctgtatcttcGGCATTGGAGTTGCAActgatcttaggatcaaaattcatgaagtttatggagattcagccttggtcCTCGGCCAAGTCAAAGGCGATTGGGAAACTCGAGACCACAAGCTCATTCCTTACAAAGAACATGTTTTGAATATGATCCCATACTTTGACGAAATTACATTCAATCCCATTActcgagaagagaatcagctAGCCGACACattggcaactttgtcatccatgtttaaggtcaGATGGAAAAATGAAGCTAGTTTCCACATCAACTACTTGGATGATCCTTCCCACTATTTGGCAGTAGAAGACAAAGTCGACAGTTATCCTTGGTTTTAA